A stretch of Oryza brachyantha chromosome 4, ObraRS2, whole genome shotgun sequence DNA encodes these proteins:
- the LOC102721073 gene encoding BTB/POZ and MATH domain-containing protein 2-like produces MSAAAGSRKTVRSASAIVAAKESGQHLLKIDGYSRTKDELPTGSDVKSRPFRVGGHSWYIRYYPNSDTSENAGSISVYLALDHNVTKGVRARYKFSLLDRARRPSYSKSSGPDVFLSSGWGWRAFISRDELEKSEYLRDDCFTIMCDLTVFKEMETEDIDVAAAAPPAPPPPAVVVPPSDLRQHLGGLLATGEGADVTFEVDGETFAAHRWVLAARSPVFRAELLGPEKNAGAAVVRVDDMEAQDFVALLCYMYTDCLPERDGGEAAAMLPDLVAAAGRYKMERLRLVCEQRLCEYVNARTVVAMLAFAEEHRCNGLKEKCLRFLDDPVKVREIVRAEGLENLIKNHPSVLKDVIAKLAAS; encoded by the coding sequence atgtcagccgccgccggcagccgcaAAACGGtgcgctccgcctccgccatcgTGGCCGCCAAGGAGAGCGGCCAGCACCTCCTCAAGATCGACGGCTACTCCCGCACCAAGGACGAGCTCCCCACCGGCAGCGACGTCAAGTCCCGGCCTTTCCGCGTCGGCGGCCACAGCTGGTACATCCGCTACTACCCCAACAGCGACACTTCGGAAAACGCAGGCTCCATCTCCGTCTACCTCGCGCTCGACCACAATGTCACCAAAGGCGTGAGAGCTCGATACAAGTTCAGCTTGCTCGACCGTGCCAGGAGGCCGTCGTACTCCAAGAGCAGCGGCCCAGACGTCTTCCTTAGCAGTGGTTGGGGGTGGCGGGCTTTCATCAGCAGGGATGAACTGGAGAAATCGGAGTATCTCCGAGACGACTGCTTCACGATCATGTGCGACCTCACGGTCTTCAAGGAGATGGAGACCGAGGAcatcgacgtcgccgccgcagcaccaccagcgccgccgccgccggcggtggtggtccCACCATCGGATCTGCGCCAGCACCTTGGAGGCCTCCTCGCCACCGGGGAGGGCGCCGACGTGACGTTCGAGGTCGACGGCGAGACGTTCGCGGCGCACCGGTGGGTGCTCGCGGCCCGGTCTCCGGTGTTCCGCGCGGAGCTCCTCGGCCCGGAGAAGAACgcaggcgccgccgtcgtgcgcgTCGACGACATGGAGGCGCAGGACTTCGTGGCTCTGCTCTGCTACATGTACACCGACTGCCTGCCGGAGAGGGAcgggggggaggcggcggcgatgctcCCGGACCtggtcgcggcggcgggcaggtACAAGATGGAGAGGCTCAGGCTGGTGTGCGAGCAGAGGCTATGCGAGTACGTGAACGCGAGAACCGTTGTTGCCATGCTTGCCTTCGCCGAGGAGCACCGCTGCAACGGGCTCAAGGAGAAGTGCTTGCGTTTCCTCGACGATCCGGTAAAAGTGAGGGAGATCGTGAGGGCAGAGGGACTCGAGAATCTGATCAAAAATCACCCTTCTGTTTTGAAGGATGTAATTGCCAAGCTTGCCGCCTCATAA